In Chromatiales bacterium, the sequence CCAGGGCACCGCATGCTGCGCGGATTGCGCAAAAGGCAGTGCCGGTAGAAAGACCGCGAGTGCCAGAAGGATCAATGCCGTGAGCGCAAGCGCCCCCTGCGCCGCATGTCGTTCCGCGGGCGCGAGCTGTCCCTGACCGACGAGTTCAGCGAGCAGCGGCCGGCACGAGCCACAGACATTCGATGCGCCGGTCGCCTTGCGCAGGCCATCGACCGTTGTGTAACCCGCACGCATCGCGGCCGACAGTTCGCCACGACAGATGTTTCTGCAGTTGCACACCACCGACGCCGCGGGCCAGCGCGCCACGGCCGCGCTCTGCGCGCTCGCGTAGAGATCGCCGGTGCGGCGAAACCGCCAGAGCTGCCATGGCCATACGCGCCGGTTGCGCAAAACGGCCGCATGGATGCGCGCGCCCTGCTCCCATGGGCCATAGGCGATCACGCCGACGAGCCGGTCGCGGTGAATCACCAGGCGGCGATAGCTCTGGTCGTTCTTCCAGACGACGTCGCGCGCCAGACCGATTGCGGCGTCGGCCGCGACACGGCCGGCACTCAGCACGCTCTCGCCGACGACCTTGAGCTGCGTGCCGGGAACCGAGCCACGGTAACGGGCCTCGCCGCGCAACACGGTTTCCGCAGCGACGGCCGCCTGATCCAGGCCAGGCGCGACCAGCCCGTAGATCTTGCCATCGTGCTCGGCACACTCGCCGATCGCCCAGATGTGCGGATCGGACGTGCACATGCGGTCGTCCACCCGTACGCCCCTGCCGACCGACAGCCCGGCGTTGTGCGCGAGGTCGACATTCGGGCGTATGCCGGTGGAAAACACCACCGTATCGGTCTCGACCACGCGGCCGTCACGCAACCGTACCCACTCGACCCGCCCGCGGCCGCCGATTTCCTCGACCGCCTCGGACAGGCGCAGGTCCATGCCGAGGCTGCGCAGATAGGCGGCCAGCCGGGCACCGGAATCCTCGTCGAGCTGCGCCATCATCGGCCACGGTGAATGCTCGACGAGGCAAACCTCGGTGTGCAGCCGCTGCATGGCGCGGGCGGTCTCGATGCCGAGCAGGCCGGCGCCAACCACCACCACGCGACGCGCGCGCGTGCGCCGGGCGGCGAGCCGCTCGGCATCGGCGAGATCGCGAAACGTAAACACACCCGAGAGCTCGCGACCAGGAATCGCCGGCACGTAAGGCCGCGAACCGGTAGCAAGTACGAGCATGTTGTAGGTCCAGTGCGCACCGCCGGCATCGGTGACCGAATGCAGCCGACGATCGATCTCGGTGACCCAGCGTCCCGGCAGCAGCGTGACGTTGTCCGGCAACGTGCCGTCGGTCAGATCGCCGAGCGTGACCGCACCCGCGAGATAGCCCGACAGGCGCACGCGGTCGTACGGCAACACACTTTCTCCGGAAAACAGGCTGATCGCGAGGCTCGGCGCGCGCTTCGCAAGCCGGCGCGCGAACGCGATGCCGACCGGACCCGCGCCGATCACGGCAACGTCGGCGTGCCGTGTGGCGGGCGCGGCGGCGGTACGAGCAACGTGTTCTGCAAGGGCAGCCATGATTTCTCCAGGCACAAAAAAGGCGCTTGCGCGCCGGCTCTTCCGTTCAAGAGCCACGCACAAACGCCGTTGTTGGTTTGCAGCCCGGCAGCGGGCTGGCTTGTTCGGGCGCGCGCTGCATCGCGCACGCCCTCTCATTCAATTCAGCTTCGCCTCAGCGGCGGGCGCACGCTTCGGCTGGATCGTCTGCGCGCGCAGTCTCGGTTCAGCCCAGCAGCTCCGCGCTGTCGAGCAGTCCGCGGGCGATCGCCCCCATGCGCTGGTTTCGCTGCATCGCGAGCCTGCGCAACAGATGGTAGGCATCGTTTTCGGAAAGCCCGCGTCGGTTCATCAACATGCCCTTCGCGCGCTCAACCAGCTTGCGTTCGTCAAGCTGCGCCCGCGTCTCAGCGAGGTCGGTTCGCACCTGCGCGCATTCGGAAAACCGCGCATGCGCAATGCGAACGACCGCATCCAGCTGCAGGGCCGAAGTCTCATCGACCAGAAATGCGCCGACGCCGGAGTGCGCGAGCTGATCAACGGTGTCGCGGTCTACGTCATCCGCGATCAGCACCGTCGGCACATTGCGCGCGATCTGTACCTTGCCGAGCAGGGAAAAGAACTCCGCGTCCGGACGCCGGCGCCCGATCACCAGTACATCGGGCATCTCGTGCGACACCGTCGCCGCGAGGCCGTCGAAACCCGACAGCTGCGCGAGCACGCGATGTCCGTACTCGCGCAGGTCCGCGACCAGCGCATCGGCACGGGCTTCGTTGCGTTCGGCGACAACCACGCTCAGTGACATTGCGCAAAGGGCCAGCGCCCGGGTCGGTGACTCACGAACTGGACCAGAGCAAAGGGCGTGCCAGTCCATCACGGTGGCCCGACGTGGCCGTGAAAGAAGCGAGATATCAGGCGGTCGGGGCAAGCAAAACCCCGCTCCCGCACCTGAACAGTGCGCGCGGAAACGGTTCACGCGCCAGGAATGTGCGCGCTCCAGCACCGCAACGCGTGACGGGCGACGGGACTCCCGCCTGGCCGAACAATCGGACGGAATTGGTACGGAGGTTGCAGATGGGGATACGGCGCGGCACTGATGCCGCCCACATACGCCCGGGCAATGGCGCCCGTGCACTGGCAACGCAGACCGGAACCATCGCTATGTCCACGACCCGACTGAACCTGCTGTCGTTCACCGGCCCGGTGCGCACCCTGCACCTGACCTGGCTGGCGTTTTTCATTTCCTTCTTCGTGTGGTTCAACCACGCGCCGCTGCTCGCTTCGCTGCGCGAGACGTTCGGGCTGAACGACCAGCAGATCAAGACGCTGCTCATTCTGAATGTCGCGTTGACGATTCCCGCGCGCATCGTGGTCGGCATGCTGGTCGACCGGCTCGGGCCGAAGCTGATGTATTCGTTCCTGCTCGTGATCTCCGGCGGGCTCTGTCTGTTGTTCGCCAGTGCGGACGACTACACGCAGTTGGCGATGACACGCTTCGCACTCGGTTTCGTCGGCGCGGGCTTCGTCATCGGCATCCGCATGATCGGCGAATGGTTTCCGGCCCGACAGGTGGGACTGGCCGAAGGCATCTACGGCGGCTGGGGCAACTTTGGTTCGGCGGCCGCGGCGATGACGCTGCCGGCACTGGCGCTGTGGTACGGCGGCGAGGCCGACGGCTGGCGCTATGCGATCGGCACGACCGGCATCATCGCGCTCGTCTACGGCGTGATCTATTTCTTCTCGGTGCAGAACACGCCGAAGGGCTCGACGTATTTCCGCCCGAAACGCACCGGCGCAATGGAAGTCTCCAGCCGCGGTGACTTCGTGCTGTATCTGGTCATGAACATCCCGATGTATGCGGCGCTCGCGCTGCTGACCTGGAAGCTCGCCCCCGCGAATCTCGGACTGCTCAGTGATACCGCTGCGCTCAGCATCTACGTCTTGCTGGTTGTGGTCTATGCGCTGCAGGCGCTGCGCATCTATCAGATCAACGCACAGGTGTTCGCCGGCCCGGTTCCGGAGATCGATCGCTACCGGTTCAGCCAGGTCGCGGTGCTCGATCTCGCCTACCTCGTGACCTTTGGTTCCGAGCTGGCGGTGGTCTCCATGCTGCCGCTGTTCTTCCAGGATACCTTTGCGATCTCGCAGGTGCAGGCCGGACTGCTGGCTTCGGGCTTCGCGTTCATGAATCTGCTCGCGCGACCGGGCGGCGGACTGGTGTCGGACCGGTTCGGACGGCGCCGTTCGCTGATCGTTCTGCTGGTGGGCCTGATGGGCGGCTATGCAATGATGAGCCTGATCGACTCGAGCTGGAGCCTGTGGCTTGCGGTCGGGGTCACCATGGCCTGTTCGTTCTTTGTTCAGGCTGGCGAGGGCGCGGTGTTTGCCGTCGTTCCGCTGATCAAACGGCGCATGACCGGGCAGATTGCCGGCATGGCGGGCGCGTATGGCAACGTCGGCGCGGTGGTCTTTCTGACCGTGCTGTCGTTCGTCGAGCCTCCGGTGTTCTTCCTGACCATCGCCGGCGCGGCGCTCGTGGCGCTGGTGGCCGTCGCGCTGTTCCTGCGCGATCCGGCCGGGCACATGGTCGAGGTCCTGCCCGACGGCACGCTGGAACGCATCGCCGTGCATTGATCCGGGTAGCTGCGATCAATCCGTCCCGGAATGCGGAAGCACCGTCTTTCCGGCTTGCGCGTGGCGGTGTTCCGCGCTCTCATGGGTGTTTGCGTGCGCGGTTACCGCCACCGGCATTCCTGAATCGTCCGCAGGCGAATGGCACAAACACTCGAGTTTGAACACGCGCTGATCTCCGAGACCGGTCCGCGCGCGCTGAACGAAGATCGTGCCGCGGTTGGCGGACCGGTAATGCGCGGTGGCGCGCCCGTTGCGATCGCCGTGCTATCCGACGGCATTTCGGGCGGCGAGGGACAGGCCGCCAGCCGCGCCGCGGTGGACGGCTTCATCCAGGACTTTCTTTCGACGCCGGATTCCTGGACCGTGCGCAACAGCGGCGAGCGTGTGCTGACCGCGCTGAACCGCTGGCTGTATTCCCACGGGCAGATGCGGCGTGGAGCGGTCGGCTGCACGTTCAGCGCGGCGGTGCTGCGTGGCACCAGTGCGCACCTCTTCCACGTCGGCGACTCACGGATCTGGCTGTTGCGCGACGGCGAGTTGGAACAGCTTACCCACGATCACCGCATCGAGATCGGCCCGGAACGTACCCACCTTTCACGCGCGCTGGGTGTGGAGCCGGTCGCGGGCGTCGACTATCGTGAGCAGCCGCTGGAAGCCGGCGATCGATTGATCTTCACGAGCGATGGCGTTCACGACGCGATCGATTCAGCACGGTTTCGCGCCGCAGCCGTACTGCCGGGCACGGAAGAAGGCGCCCGCGCGATGGTCGAGGCCGCACTGGCCGCCGGCGGACGGGACAATGCGACCGCACTGATTCTCGACATCAGGACGCTGCCTGTCCGCTCCGCCGAAGAATATTTTCGTGATCTGACCAAGCTGCCATTTCCACCGCCACTCAATGTCGGTGACACTTTCGATGGCTATCGCATCGAACGCGCGCTCAGCGCATCGAAGCGCAGCGAGATCTTTCTCGCGCAGGACATTCAGACCAACACGCGGGTCGTGCTCAAGGCGCCGTCGGTCAACTACGACGACGACCCCGTGTATATCGAGCAGTTCGTGCTCGAGGAATGGGTCGGCTCGCGCGTGCGGCATCGCAACGTCGTGCGCTATCACGCACCGGCCGGACGCACACGCAGTTTTCTGTTTCACACCGCCGAGTTCATCGACGGTCAGACCCTGCGGTCATGGATGCAGGCCAATCCACAGCCACCGCTTTCGGCCGTGCAGAACATCGTGCGACAGATCGCAAGCGGACTGGACGCACTGCATCGCCTGGAGATGGTCCACCGCGATCTGAAGCCCGAGAACATCATGGTCGATGCAAAAGGCCGGGTGAAGATCATCGACCTCGGTTCGACGCTGATTCCGGGTGTGCTTGAAGTGCCCTCGCCCGTCGCGCGCGATCACCTCGTCGGCACCGAGAACTACACCGCGCCGGAGTTCCTGCGTGGCGCGAGCGGCAATGCCGCGGCGGATGTGTACTCGCTCGGCGTCATTGCGTATGAGCTTGCCTGCGGCAAGCTGCCTTACCGGCATCCGCCGCGCGGACCGAGTGACTGTCGCACGCAGTACCAGTCGCTGACCACACGGGTACCAACCATTCCGGTGTGGATGGATCGCGCGATCGAGCGCGCCGTGCGCTGCGCACCGCCCGCGCGCTACAGCACCGCAGCGGAATTTGCCGCCGATCTGGACAAGCCCAATCCGCAGTATCTGCGTCAGCCCACCGCGCCCCTGATGGAGCGCAATCCGCTGCGTTTCTGGCAGGGCATTGCCTTCATCGAGGTCGTCGTCATCATCGTGCTCGCTGCGTTGTTCGCGTCATGAGGGCACCGGCACGCGCTGACATCACGGGTGTGATCCTGGCCGGCGGTCGCGGCACCCGCATGGGCGGGCGCGACAAGGGTTGGGTCGAGTATCGGGGCCGGCCGCTCGTCGAGCACGTGCTGGAGCGGATTACTCCGCAGGTCGACAGCGTGATCATCAGCGCGAACCGGAACATTGAACGTTATGCCGCGCTCGGGCACGCCGTGGTGAACGACGGCGAGTTCGAATACCACGGACCACTGGCCGGAATTCTCTCCGCGGCGAAAGCCGCGGCAACAGACTGGATGTTTGTCGTGCCCGTGGATGCACCGCTGTTCTCGACAAATCTCGCGCAACAGCTGGCGCGGGGACTGGGCACGGCGCCGCTGGTTTGGGCCAACGACGGTGAGCGCGATCAGTATGCATTCTGTCTCGTGAAGCGCGAAAGCGCACTGTTCCTCAACGAGGAACTCACCGCAGGTCGTCTCGCCCTGCGGGAATGGCTGGCGAGATCAGGAGGACACGCCGTGGACGTGCCCGAACCGGAAATGTTCCGGTCGTTCAACCGCCTGATTGATACCCTGGACTAACCCTGACCAGCAGTCCGACACCGAGCAACATCAGGGCCAGCACCGACGGACTTGGCACCAGCTGAAGCACATAGGCATTCAGGGTCTGGTCATCGTCGTCCTGAAGACGGATGTTCTGGGTAGTGGCATCGGCGATAAAGGTACCGAAAATGCTGGTTGCGGATCCCTTCAGGAAGCTGGCGGAAAAGTTTCCGAGCCCGTCGGAAAACGCAATCACTTCCGCTAGTTCAGTAGAACGGCCGTCAAAATCGAAAAGCTGAATCCGGTATTCGCTGCCGATCATCAGACCCGTCAACGTAAGGGTCGCGAATGTGGCTGCCGAAGGGTTGTAATCGACGGCCCCGATGACCGCGTTCCAGTTCGCATCGCTCGAGCCGATGTTGGTCGTGTTGAATCCGGTAGCCGGAAAGATGTCGCCTCGTGGCGTGAAGGCAATATTCTTTGCCGCGTTATTCACGACCAGTACGCCCGGGTCCGCGTTGTTGAGGTTGATCAGGTTGACTGCTTCGACAAGAACGGCGGTGTTGTCGATGGCCTGCGCACCGTTTGGTCCCGCGAAATGCGGGCCAGTCGTCCAGGTGATCGGGCTTGCGACGACCTGTTGCGAAAAGATCGCGCCGACAAAGAGCAGTGCGACCAGAACCTGTTTGGTTACATTCGGTTTCATCTGCCCCTCCAAATTTCGATCGGGCCTTCGCTTGTGGCAATCCCGCCGCAGCCGAAACCCGGGTGCCGAACCTGCCGATCGGTTCGTTGACCGGCATTAAACCGCAATCCGGCTCGCAGTGATAGGGCAACGTCGAGGATTTGCGCTTAGTGCGCTTAGTGCGGTACGTATGGAACGAGTCGCCTGGCGCAAGATCCCGGCAGAGCGACTCAAGTGCCGATCTATATCAAGCCCAATGGGGGTGCGTAATGAGGGAAGTAGCGAAATAGCCTAGATCAGATATCCAGATTCTGCGCCGCGGCGGCGTTGCGTTCGATAAAGTCGCGGCGCGGTTCGACCTGGTCACCCATCAGGGTCGTGAAGACCTCGTCGGCGGCAACGGCGTCTTCGATTGTGACCTGCAACAGACGACGCGTTTCGGGATTCATGGTGGTTTCCCAGAGCTGGTCCGGGTTCATTTCACCAAGCCCCTTGTAGCGCTGGATCATCTGGCCTCGACGCGCATCGTCGTGCAGCCAGGACAGTGCCTCGCCAAACTTCTTCACTGGCTGACGGCGGTCTCCGCGGCTCACCACCGCGCCCGGCTGAATCAGCCCGTCGAGCTGCCGCCCCAGCGTGACCAGTGATGCGTATTCGCCGGAAGCGAAGAACTCCAGCGGCAGATGCCCCGGATGGCTCACGCCGTGGAAGAATCGGTCGTAGCTGATCTCCGGCGTGTCGTCATTCAACGCCGCCGTAAAGCTGAAGCGCGGGCCATTGCCACGATCTGCATTCAGGCGATCTTCCAGCGCTCGCAACCACTCGTCGACTCGCCCGGCGTCGGCGGCCAGCGCTTCGTCAAAGGCCGGATGATCGATCAGCGCTTCGAGCAGCGCCTGGTCGAACCGGTTCGAAAGACGTTCCACGGTCGCCCGCACGGCGAGGAAATCCCGCGCCAAGGTTTCGAGCGCCGTGTCGGAAAGCGGCGGGGCATCCTCGGCAACACGCAGATGTGCACCTTCGAGTGCGAGCTGATTCAGGTAGCCGTCGAGTTCCGGTTCGTCCTTCAGATAGCGCTCCTGCTTGCCCTTCTTGACCTTGTACAGCGGCGGCTGCGCGATGAACACGTGACCGCGCTCGATGAGTTCGTTCATCTGCCGGTAGAAAAACGTCAGCAGCAGGGTGCGGATGTGCGAGCCGTCGACATCGGCGTCCGTCATGATGATCAGGCGGTGATAGCGCAGCTTCTCGGCGTCGAATTCGTCCCGGCCGATGCCGGTGCCGAGCGCCGTGATCAGCGCGCCGATTTCGGCCGACGACAGCATCTTGTCGAAACGGGCCTTCTCGACGTTCAGGATCTTGCCCTTGAGCGGCAGGATCGCCTGGGTCCGGCGGTCGCGGCCCTGCTTGGCAGAGCCACCGGCCGAGTCACCCTCGACGATGAACAGTTCCGAGTGCGCCGGATCCTTTTCCTGACAGTCCGCGAGCTTGCCGGGCAGACCGGCGATATCCAGCGCACTCTTGCGCCGGGTCATCTCGCGGGCCTTGCGTGCGGCCTCGCGGGCACGCGCGGCGTCGATCATCTTGTTCGCGATCGAGCGGGCTTCTTGCGGGTTTTCGAGCAGAAATGCGCCGAAATGGTCGGCAAGTAGCGATTCTATGACCGGCTTTACTTCGGACGAAACGAGCTTGTCCTTGGTCTGCGAGGAGAACTTGGGATCCGGCACCTTGACCGAAACCACCGAGGTCAGCCCCTCACGGGCGTCATCGCCGGAGGTCGCGACCTTGTGCTTTTTGGCGAGGCCTTCGTTTTCGATGTAGCCATTCAGCGTGCGCGTAAGCGCGGCGCGGAATCCCGCCAAGTGCGTGCCGCCGTCACGCTGCGGGATGTTGTTCGTAAAGCAGAAGATGTTCTCCTGATACGAGTCGTTCCACTGCATGGCGACCTCGACGGAGACGCGATCGCGCTCCGCCTGGAAGTGGAAAACCTGTGGATGCAATGTGGATTTGTTGCGGTTGAGGTGTTCAACGAACGCGCGAATGCCGCCGTCGTACTGGAAGGTATCCTCGCGCCCGCTGCGCTCGTCGCCTAGGACGATCCGCACTCCGGAGTTCAGGAACGACAGCTCACGCAGGCGTTTGGCGAGCAGATCGTAATGAAATTGGATGTTCGTGAAGATCGCCGCACTGGGCTTGAAATGGACCTCCGTGCCGGTTCCGCTGCTTTCGCGGACCGCCGCGAGCGGCGCCTGCGGTACGCCATTTTCGTAACGCTGTTCCCACAACTGCCCTTCGCGACGGATGCGCAGACGCAGATCCACCGAGAGGGCGTTGACGACCGAAACGCCCACGCCATGCAGGCCGCCGGAGACCTTGTAGGAATTGTCGTCGAACTTTCCGCCGGCATGCAGCACGGTCATGATGACCTCAGCCGCCGAACGCCCCTCTTCCGGGTGCATATCGACCGGGATGCCGCGACCGTTATCCGTCACCGTGATCGACTCATCGGTGTGGATGGTGACGCGGATTTCCGTGCAGTAGCCAGCCAGCGCCTCGTCGATGGAGTTATCGACGACCTCAAACACCATGTGGTGCAGACCGGTACCGTCATCGGTATCGCCGATGTACATGCCAGGCCGCTTGCGGACGGCGTCCAGGCCCTTGAGAACCTTGATGTTCGAGGAAGTGTAGGTGCGGTCGTCCATCGTCATCGGGGCAGGTCCAATCGCGGTAAACGACTCATTATATATGGAAGCCCTGACGGGCTTCGCCGTTGGCGGATCAGGAAGATGCAGCCGGTTTCACCACACCATGTTCCACGTGGAACACCTCCGGGGCCGAACCGAGCATGGCCTCCAGTCTCCCCCTGGCCGTGGCGGTCAAAAATACCTGAGTGCCGCTGTTTTCGATCAACGAAACCACATTGCCGGCATGTGTGTCATCGAGCTCCGCCAACAGATCGTCTACCAATAAGATCGCCCCGCCCGCCCCACTCGCCGCCGCCATCGTCAACGCGGCGGCGATCAATTTCTGCTGCCCACGAGACACCCGTCCTTTGGCCTGCCCGGTCTCCACGCGAATCTTGAGATCCGCCCGATGTGGCCCCCAGCCTGTGAACCCGCGGCCGCGGTCTGTTTCCAGGTGCCGCACGAGCGTTTCTGCCAGCGAGTCTTCTTCGGACCATCCGGTATTGAGTCCAAGGGATACCGACAGCCTCGGAGACAGTGTCTCTAGGATCTGCTTGAACGGTTGGGTGATTGCAGAAACTGTGTCCGCTCGCCACCGTGTCAGGCGCTCACCCGATTCCACGAGGATCGCGTCCCATCCTTGGACTGACCTCCCTGGTGCGCCAGAGCCAAGGGCCGCGTTGCGCTGGGCCAGAGCCTTTCGAAACCTCCGATACTCCGGCCAGAAATCCTGTTCCACGTGGAACAATCTTCGGTCCAGGAATGCGCGCCGGACCTCGGGCGCGCCATCCACAAGTGAATGTGATTCAGGGGAAATAACTTCCAGCGGCAAGGCGGTCGCGAGTTCGGCCGGCGATGCCGCTGCGCCACGACAGCGTAAGCGTCGACCTGCGCCGCCCCACTCGAGCCCCTGGGTCCAGCGATCCGACGAGCCCGAACAAATGTCCAGCGCTACGGTGGAAGCGGGGCTCCCCTTCTGCCCGACCATCCCCAGCCGTCCGGTGCGAAACGACCGTGCACGACTCGCGAGGTAGATGGTTTCCAGCAGCGAGGTCTTTCCCGCGCCATTCCCTCCGCAGACCAAATTGATGCCGGGTCCCGGACGAATATCCAGAACAGCGAGATTTCGAACGCCCTTGGCGTAAATGCGCTCGATATGGACGCCCGCCGCATCGCGCGACGGCTTTTCGCTCACAGTCGCATGGGCATTACGACGTACAGGTAATCCGATCGTCCGGGCTCCCGCACCAGGCAGCTGCTGTTCGGATCGCTGAGCACCATCTCCACGGTCTCGCCGTCGATCGCCCCAAGTACCTCAAGAAAGTATCCGACGTTGAACCCGATCGCCATACCCGCGCCCTTGTAGTCCACCTCGATGCTTTCCTCCGCCTCTTCCTGTTCCGGATTGTGCGCGAATATCCGGATTGCTCCGCTCTGCAGCTCCAGCCCGATGCCGCGATACTTTTCGTTGGAAAGGATTGAAGCGCGCGCAAGCGCTTCGCGCAGACCGACGCGGTTCGCGCTCACGAGCTTATCTCCGCCCTGCGGCACCACGCGGCGGTAGTCCGGAAACCGCCCATCGATCAATTTCGATATGAGTCGTGCCCCATCGACCGAAAACTCGACGTGGCCCTGGCCGATCGCGATTGAGACATCATCATCCACATCAGAGACCATGCGGCCGATCTCGTTGATCCCCTTGCGCGGCACGATCACCTGGATCACCGAATCCACGTCCGTTGCGATCTCGTGTTCTGCCATCGCCAGGCGATGCCCATCCGTGGCTACCGACCGCACATGTTTGCCATCGACCTCCAGCAACATGCCGTTCAGATAGTACCTAACATCTTGATGAGCCATCGAAAATTGCGCTTTGTCCACAAGCCATTTCGCGACCTTCTGCGGCACCGCTAGCCGCGTGCGCACTTCGGTTCTTTCAATGCTCGGGAACTCATCCGCGCCCAGGGTCTGCAACCGAAACCGGCTGCGTCCGGCGCGAATCACCGCGTGACCACTGTCGAACTCGATGGTGATCTCAACCCCATCGGGCAGCGCGCGCACGATGTCCCCCAGCTTGCGCGCCGGAAGCGTTACCCGCCTCGGGCCGTCTGACTCCAGCTCGAGGCTTGCATGGAGTTCCACTTCCAGGTCCGTTGCCTTAAGGGTCGCTGAACCCTGCTCATCGATCTCGATCAGGACATTGGAAAGAATCGGCAGGGTATGGCGTCGTTCGATGACGCTCAGTACACGCTGAAGTGGGCCGAGGAGGGTGTCGCGAGAGACTTTTATCATTTTCTTTAAACTCTGATTGTCTATTTATAAGGCCCGGACCTTACGGTGGAAAAAACAGATTTGTCTTTTAAATTCATATTGTTATGTAGACAAATTCGGTTTGTAAGTCTGCCCATGACTGCCTGTACTGCGTGTGGGTCTACTGTGAAAGGACAGCCCACGGCATGCAAGGTTTGAAGTTATCCACAGAGAGTTTCACCATTCGTGCATCAATTGGTCAACATGCGCAGGAGATTCTGGTAGTCCTCCGTTACTCGCGGATCGCTTTCGCGTAACTCCTTGATCTTTCGATGTGCGTGCAGGACTGTCGTGTGATCCCGGCCACCGAAGGCCTCACCGATTTCCGGCAGGCTGTGGTTCGTCAGTTCCTTGGCCAGCGTCATGGCGATCTGTCTCGGCCTGGCAACCGAACGGCTGCGGCGGGCCGAAAGAAACACCTTAAGCGGGATCTTGAAATACTCGCTGCAGACCTTCTGGATGTTCTCGATGGTGACGAGTTTCTCCTGCACGGCCAGCAGGTCCGAGAGTGCCTTTTTGGTGAAATCCACCGTCACGGGGAGCCCAGTGAACAGGGACTCGGCCATGATCCGGCGCAGGGCGCCTTCGAGTTCCCGCACGTTCGAGCGCAGTCGCTGGCCAATGAAGAAGGCGACCTCATCGGGCAGCGAGATGCCCATCTGCTCCGCCTTGTTCTTCAGGATGGCCACGCGCGTTTCGAGTTCCGGCGGGTCGATCGCGGCGGTCAGCCCCCAGCCAAAGCGCGATTTGAGCCGCGTGTCGAGGTTTGTGATTTCTTTCGGATAACGATCGCTGGTGATGACGATCTGTTGCTTTCGCTCCAGGAGCTCGTTGAAGGTCTCGAAAAACACCTCCTGCGAGCGCTCTTTTCCGGCGAGGAACTGGATGTCGTCGATCAGCAGCGCGTCGACCTGGCGGTATTTGCGCTTGAACCCGTCAATCGTGTTGTGGGCGAAGGCGTTGACCATTTCCTCGACGAACTGTTCGGCGCGCACGTAAACGATGCGCTTGGAGCGATGCCGTTCGTACAGGGTGTTGCCCAGCCCGTGCATGAGATGCGTCTTGCCGAGCCCCGTGGCGCCGTACAGAAACAGCGGGTTGAACACACTGCCGGGGCGTTCGCAGACCTGCAGGACTGCGGCGCGGGCGAATCGGTTCGAAGGGCCTTCCACGAAGTTGTCCAGCCGGTACTCGCTCTGGACGTTCGGGGGCGCGGCCTTCGCTATCTCCGCTGGCGCGGCGGCGGTTACGGCCGGGGCCGGGCCGGGCTGGTCGGCGGAACCCAGCCGCACCGCGACCTTCAGGGTGTCGCCACCCAGACCGCGCGCAATTTCGCTGATCCGATCAAGAAAATTGTCCGCGATCCAGTCACATACGAAGCGGTTCGGCGCGAGCAGCACCAGGCTGTCGTCCGCCTGACGGGCGTGCAGCGGCCGTATCCAGGTGTTGAACTGTTGCTCGGTTAGTTCCGACTCGAGGCGGGTGAAGCAGTGGTCCCAGATGTTCACGTTTGGTGGTCGTGCGGCGGTTTCGTTGTACCTCAGCTCCGCCATGCGGCAGGGCTTGATGTCCTCGTCCCAACAACGCGCCTGCTGTTGGGAGCGTGAGTCTAAACCTGTGGTCGCGCTCGAATC encodes:
- a CDS encoding NAD(P)/FAD-dependent oxidoreductase, whose protein sequence is MAALAEHVARTAAAPATRHADVAVIGAGPVGIAFARRLAKRAPSLAISLFSGESVLPYDRVRLSGYLAGAVTLGDLTDGTLPDNVTLLPGRWVTEIDRRLHSVTDAGGAHWTYNMLVLATGSRPYVPAIPGRELSGVFTFRDLADAERLAARRTRARRVVVVGAGLLGIETARAMQRLHTEVCLVEHSPWPMMAQLDEDSGARLAAYLRSLGMDLRLSEAVEEIGGRGRVEWVRLRDGRVVETDTVVFSTGIRPNVDLAHNAGLSVGRGVRVDDRMCTSDPHIWAIGECAEHDGKIYGLVAPGLDQAAVAAETVLRGEARYRGSVPGTQLKVVGESVLSAGRVAADAAIGLARDVVWKNDQSYRRLVIHRDRLVGVIAYGPWEQGARIHAAVLRNRRVWPWQLWRFRRTGDLYASAQSAAVARWPAASVVCNCRNICRGELSAAMRAGYTTVDGLRKATGASNVCGSCRPLLAELVGQGQLAPAERHAAQGALALTALILLALAVFLPALPFAQSAQHAVPWDEIWRDGLWRQLSGYTLLALGVGLSAIVVRKRVRRLSLGAFAGWRVWHAVLGLCVLAVFAAHTGFRFGENLNRWLATAFALALFAGAVAALVIATEHRLPRGQATTLRRSAVWLHLLVLWPVPVLLAAHIVKAYYF
- a CDS encoding ANTAR domain-containing protein, whose protein sequence is MSLSVVVAERNEARADALVADLREYGHRVLAQLSGFDGLAATVSHEMPDVLVIGRRRPDAEFFSLLGKVQIARNVPTVLIADDVDRDTVDQLAHSGVGAFLVDETSALQLDAVVRIAHARFSECAQVRTDLAETRAQLDERKLVERAKGMLMNRRGLSENDAYHLLRRLAMQRNQRMGAIARGLLDSAELLG
- a CDS encoding NarK family nitrate/nitrite MFS transporter; this translates as MSTTRLNLLSFTGPVRTLHLTWLAFFISFFVWFNHAPLLASLRETFGLNDQQIKTLLILNVALTIPARIVVGMLVDRLGPKLMYSFLLVISGGLCLLFASADDYTQLAMTRFALGFVGAGFVIGIRMIGEWFPARQVGLAEGIYGGWGNFGSAAAAMTLPALALWYGGEADGWRYAIGTTGIIALVYGVIYFFSVQNTPKGSTYFRPKRTGAMEVSSRGDFVLYLVMNIPMYAALALLTWKLAPANLGLLSDTAALSIYVLLVVVYALQALRIYQINAQVFAGPVPEIDRYRFSQVAVLDLAYLVTFGSELAVVSMLPLFFQDTFAISQVQAGLLASGFAFMNLLARPGGGLVSDRFGRRRSLIVLLVGLMGGYAMMSLIDSSWSLWLAVGVTMACSFFVQAGEGAVFAVVPLIKRRMTGQIAGMAGAYGNVGAVVFLTVLSFVEPPVFFLTIAGAALVALVAVALFLRDPAGHMVEVLPDGTLERIAVH
- a CDS encoding bifunctional protein-serine/threonine kinase/phosphatase, producing the protein MAQTLEFEHALISETGPRALNEDRAAVGGPVMRGGAPVAIAVLSDGISGGEGQAASRAAVDGFIQDFLSTPDSWTVRNSGERVLTALNRWLYSHGQMRRGAVGCTFSAAVLRGTSAHLFHVGDSRIWLLRDGELEQLTHDHRIEIGPERTHLSRALGVEPVAGVDYREQPLEAGDRLIFTSDGVHDAIDSARFRAAAVLPGTEEGARAMVEAALAAGGRDNATALILDIRTLPVRSAEEYFRDLTKLPFPPPLNVGDTFDGYRIERALSASKRSEIFLAQDIQTNTRVVLKAPSVNYDDDPVYIEQFVLEEWVGSRVRHRNVVRYHAPAGRTRSFLFHTAEFIDGQTLRSWMQANPQPPLSAVQNIVRQIASGLDALHRLEMVHRDLKPENIMVDAKGRVKIIDLGSTLIPGVLEVPSPVARDHLVGTENYTAPEFLRGASGNAAADVYSLGVIAYELACGKLPYRHPPRGPSDCRTQYQSLTTRVPTIPVWMDRAIERAVRCAPPARYSTAAEFAADLDKPNPQYLRQPTAPLMERNPLRFWQGIAFIEVVVIIVLAALFAS